In Candidatus Krumholzibacteriia bacterium, the following are encoded in one genomic region:
- the tyrS gene encoding tyrosine--tRNA ligase: MLPAEQQLALLQRGVEEIIPLEELETKLRHSVRTGRPLVIKEGFDPTAPELHLGHTITLRKLRDFQRLGHDVVFLIGDFTGRIGDPSGRTETRKQLGREEVLANAETYKTQVFKILAPERTRIEFNSKWCEPMHFEAVLELASRATVARLLERDDFRRRFEAQKPISLLEFMYPLVQAYDSVALKADVELGGTDQKWNLLMGRQLQREYGLEPQVAMTLPLLPGTDGVEKMSKSLGNHIGIDDPPAEMFGKLMSIPDSVLMTYLVLLSDLPTAEVEQRRVQMAAGRLNPVQVKRELGRELVRQYHGEAASAAAEAAFDRIFVRRELPDEMLEVRLQQPARVIEVMVRSGLVQSLGEARRLVRQGAVLLDGQVVDDEAAQVEPGRTGQRTLKVGKRRFARLLFPGAVGT, translated from the coding sequence GTGCTCCCGGCGGAACAACAGCTCGCGCTCCTCCAGCGCGGCGTGGAGGAGATCATCCCGCTGGAGGAGCTGGAGACCAAGCTGCGCCACAGCGTGCGGACCGGGCGCCCCCTGGTGATCAAAGAGGGCTTCGATCCCACCGCCCCGGAGCTCCATCTCGGCCACACCATCACCCTACGCAAGTTGCGTGACTTCCAGCGTCTGGGTCACGACGTGGTCTTCCTCATCGGCGACTTCACCGGCCGCATCGGCGACCCCTCGGGACGCACGGAAACGCGCAAGCAGCTCGGCCGGGAGGAAGTGCTGGCCAACGCCGAAACCTACAAGACCCAGGTGTTCAAGATCCTCGCCCCGGAACGAACGCGGATCGAGTTCAATTCGAAATGGTGCGAGCCGATGCACTTCGAGGCGGTGCTCGAGCTCGCGAGCCGCGCCACCGTCGCCAGGTTGCTGGAGAGGGACGACTTCCGCCGCCGGTTCGAGGCGCAGAAGCCGATCAGCCTGCTGGAGTTCATGTATCCCCTCGTCCAGGCATACGACTCGGTGGCGCTCAAGGCCGATGTCGAGCTGGGGGGAACGGATCAGAAGTGGAATCTCCTCATGGGAAGGCAGCTGCAGCGCGAGTACGGTCTGGAACCCCAGGTGGCGATGACCCTGCCGCTCCTGCCCGGGACGGACGGGGTGGAGAAGATGAGCAAGAGCCTGGGCAATCATATCGGCATCGACGACCCGCCGGCCGAGATGTTCGGCAAGCTCATGTCCATACCGGACAGCGTTCTCATGACCTATCTCGTGTTGTTGAGCGATCTTCCCACCGCCGAGGTGGAGCAACGCCGAGTGCAGATGGCGGCGGGACGCCTCAATCCGGTACAGGTGAAACGCGAGCTCGGGCGCGAGCTCGTCCGGCAGTATCACGGCGAAGCCGCGAGCGCTGCGGCCGAGGCGGCCTTCGACCGCATCTTCGTCCGCCGGGAGCTGCCGGACGAGATGCTGGAGGTGCGTTTGCAGCAGCCGGCGCGGGTCATCGAGGTGATGGTGCGCTCCGGGTTGGTGCAGAGCCTGGGCGAGGCGCGCCGTCTCGTCCGGCAAGGAGCGGTGCTCCTGGACGGGCAAGTGGTGGACGACGAAGCGGCGCAGGTGGAGCCCGGTAGAACCGGGCAACGCACTCTCAAGGTGGGGAAGCGGCGCTTCGCCCGCCTCCTCTTCCCCGGCGCCGTCGGGACTTGA
- a CDS encoding phosphopentomutase produces the protein MLGRVFLIVLDGVGVGEAPDAAAYGDAGSDSVGNTARAVGALELPVLGSLGLGHLTAIPGTPPAAHPAGAHGRLASVSAGKDSTTGHWELCGIVTAQPFPTYPQGFPAAVLEPFERAIGRGVLGNRAASGTVLLDELGDEHVRSGRPIVYTSADSVFQLAAHEEVVPVEELYRWCALAREQLVGEHRVGRVIARPFTGASGSYQRTPRRRDFTVPPPAPSLLDLLHDAGHTVVGIGKIDDLFSGRGLAITDHTTTNAAGMAALQHWVQEAPSGSLVLANLNDFDTLWGHRNDVAGYAEGLRHFDAWLADFLPALRSGDLFLVTADHGNDPTTPSTDHSREYVPLLAQRAQHAEGAALGDRRGYMDVAATVLEHLQRPERLGGHSFLPALESP, from the coding sequence TTGCTCGGCCGGGTCTTCCTCATCGTTCTCGATGGTGTCGGGGTCGGCGAAGCACCGGATGCCGCCGCTTATGGCGACGCCGGCAGCGATTCGGTCGGCAACACCGCCCGTGCGGTCGGGGCGCTGGAGTTGCCCGTGCTCGGCAGCCTCGGCCTCGGGCACCTCACCGCCATTCCGGGGACGCCACCCGCGGCGCATCCCGCCGGCGCGCATGGGCGGCTGGCGTCGGTCTCCGCCGGCAAGGACAGCACCACGGGGCACTGGGAGCTGTGCGGCATCGTGACCGCCCAACCCTTTCCCACCTACCCGCAAGGATTCCCGGCGGCGGTGCTCGAGCCCTTCGAGCGCGCCATCGGTCGCGGCGTGCTCGGCAACCGCGCCGCTTCGGGTACGGTGCTGCTCGACGAGCTCGGGGACGAGCACGTGCGGAGCGGGCGCCCGATCGTCTACACCTCCGCGGACAGTGTTTTCCAGCTCGCGGCGCACGAGGAGGTGGTGCCGGTGGAGGAGCTGTACCGCTGGTGCGCCCTGGCGCGGGAGCAGCTCGTCGGCGAGCATCGTGTCGGCCGTGTCATCGCCCGGCCGTTCACCGGGGCAAGCGGCAGCTACCAGCGCACGCCGCGGCGGCGGGATTTCACCGTGCCCCCGCCGGCGCCCTCGCTCCTCGACCTGTTGCACGACGCCGGTCACACCGTCGTCGGCATCGGAAAAATCGACGATCTCTTCTCCGGTCGCGGCCTCGCCATCACCGACCACACCACGACGAACGCGGCGGGCATGGCAGCGTTGCAGCACTGGGTGCAGGAGGCGCCGTCGGGCAGCCTCGTCCTCGCCAACCTCAACGACTTCGACACCCTCTGGGGGCATCGCAACGACGTCGCCGGTTACGCCGAGGGCTTGCGCCACTTCGACGCCTGGCTCGCGGACTTCCTGCCGGCACTGCGGTCAGGCGATCTCTTCCTGGTGACCGCGGACCATGGCAACGATCCGACCACACCGAGCACGGACCACTCGCGCGAATACGTGCCGCTGCTGGCACAACGGGCCCAGCACGCCGAAGGCGCGGCTCTCGGCGATCGGCGCGGCTACATGGATGTCGCCGCCACGGTGCTGGAGCACCTGCAACGGCCGGAAAGGCTCGGGGGCCACAGCTTCCTCCCCGCACTGGAGTCGCCATGA
- the alr gene encoding alanine racemase — MTTTLPAWVEVDLDALAHNVGAVRRLIRPQTRILFIVKADAYGHGAVEVAREAVRAGVHMLGVATVDEGRELRAAGTDAAILVLSPCLPEEIPALLEAQLRTTVPDLEFAARLAEAARRRHQLAPVHVEVDTGMGRSGIHASLAAPCIEQLSRLPGLLLEGVFTHFPVSDTDPEFTRAQCTAFTALVARLRAAGIQVPLVHASNSAGILDLREADLDMVRPGGMLYGCLPYPNLATPVALRPVMSFHARLVQVRHLPARSPISYGGDVHTWRAADIGVVPVGYGHGLSRAFSGRGCMLFRGRRVPILGRVTMDMTMVDLTGSEAPQVGEEVVLFGAQGEERISVDEIAAHTGVIGYEVLCGISKRVVRVFRRHGGVESMRGLTGVRQLQA; from the coding sequence ATGACGACCACGCTGCCGGCGTGGGTGGAAGTGGATCTCGACGCTCTCGCCCACAACGTCGGCGCGGTTCGCCGTCTCATCCGGCCGCAGACGCGCATCCTCTTCATCGTCAAGGCCGACGCCTACGGGCATGGAGCTGTCGAGGTGGCCCGCGAGGCGGTGCGTGCCGGGGTGCACATGCTCGGCGTGGCTACGGTCGACGAGGGCCGCGAGCTGCGCGCCGCCGGCACCGACGCGGCGATCCTGGTGCTGTCGCCCTGTCTCCCGGAAGAGATCCCGGCGCTCCTGGAAGCGCAGCTACGCACCACCGTTCCCGACCTGGAATTCGCCGCCCGGCTCGCCGAGGCGGCGCGGCGGCGGCACCAGCTGGCCCCCGTGCACGTGGAGGTGGACACGGGCATGGGTCGGAGCGGCATCCACGCCAGCCTTGCCGCCCCCTGCATCGAGCAATTGAGCCGTTTGCCGGGACTCCTCCTCGAAGGCGTGTTCACCCATTTCCCCGTCTCCGATACCGACCCCGAGTTCACCCGTGCCCAGTGCACTGCCTTCACCGCCTTGGTGGCGCGGCTGCGCGCCGCGGGCATCCAGGTGCCGTTGGTGCACGCCAGCAACAGCGCCGGCATCCTGGACCTGCGGGAAGCCGATCTGGACATGGTGCGCCCCGGCGGCATGCTCTACGGCTGCTTGCCGTACCCGAATCTGGCAACGCCGGTGGCGCTGCGGCCGGTGATGAGCTTCCACGCCCGCTTGGTGCAAGTGCGGCATCTGCCTGCCCGCTCGCCCATCAGCTACGGCGGCGATGTCCACACCTGGCGCGCCGCGGACATCGGTGTGGTCCCGGTGGGCTACGGCCACGGATTGTCGCGGGCCTTTTCCGGGCGGGGCTGCATGCTCTTTCGCGGCCGTCGGGTCCCCATCCTCGGACGGGTGACGATGGACATGACCATGGTCGACCTCACCGGCAGCGAGGCGCCGCAGGTGGGGGAAGAAGTGGTCCTCTTCGGCGCTCAGGGGGAGGAAAGGATCAGCGTCGACGAGATCGCCGCCCATACCGGGGTCATCGGTTACGAGGTGCTGTGCGGGATCTCGAAGCGCGTCGTGCGTGTCTTCCGGCGTCACGGCGGCGTCGAGTCCATGCGCGGCCTCACCGGCGTGCGCCAGCTCCAAGCCTAG
- a CDS encoding PBP1A family penicillin-binding protein: protein MPLLDSWRASRWRRPLPARVARLALLISLVLVTAGAGMLWATYRALAPQLKRLLEQVDSVSPVGATLVFAGSGDTLTSFYRQKRVNVDLADVPTDLRQAVLSVEDWRFYHHWGIDLWGLARAVVANLRHGWGSQGASTLTQQLARNLILKSHEQTLTRKLKEAMLTLRLERTYTKDEILRMYLNEIYFGEGAYGIEAAARTYFSKSVRDLNLLECVTLAGVPKNPNNYSPTRNPERALRRRNLVLRTLVDHDVLSEASYDSMAARPLGTHPAAGGDQLGAYFVEEVRKHLESAYGDSLLYEGELRVYTRIDLRLQASMERALEKRLHEIETTYDLPYERNLADTLAAEEQPKYLQGAAIAIDPRSGAVLGMVGGRSFHDSRFNRATQALRQPGSCFKPFVYTAAILAHRTPADIILDTPLVVDVGYGLGLWKPQNYEKNFNGPVSLRYALAKSLNIPAIKLQEEVGTDKVIAAAQRLGVRTKLEAVKSLALGTSEVTLQELVSAYGTLANGGISAVPWLIERVEDRTGKILEETQPHLQEALEPQVAYIVTNMLQAVIDWGTGHNARDLYGLTLPAAGKTGTTDDTADGWFVGYTPEIVVGVWAGYDERRSIGLAGSALGLPPWSDIMREYYAGKPAPSFTAPRGVVWESVCTESGKLATPQCPKVQSEVFLQDARPEQECDMHTTRVMDLERSSSLPSLEDLTPRQQP, encoded by the coding sequence ATGCCGCTGTTGGATTCCTGGCGTGCCAGCCGCTGGCGCCGGCCGCTCCCGGCCCGCGTCGCGCGGCTGGCGCTGCTCATCAGCCTGGTCCTGGTGACCGCGGGCGCCGGCATGCTTTGGGCGACCTACCGGGCGCTCGCCCCACAGCTCAAGCGCCTGCTGGAGCAGGTCGACTCGGTGAGCCCTGTAGGCGCCACCCTGGTGTTCGCCGGCTCGGGCGACACGCTCACCTCCTTCTATCGCCAGAAGCGGGTGAACGTGGACCTCGCCGATGTCCCCACGGATCTGCGGCAGGCGGTGCTGTCCGTCGAGGACTGGCGCTTCTACCACCACTGGGGCATCGACCTCTGGGGTCTGGCCCGCGCCGTCGTCGCCAACCTGCGCCACGGTTGGGGCAGCCAGGGGGCGAGCACGCTCACCCAGCAGCTGGCCCGCAATCTCATCCTCAAGTCCCACGAGCAGACGCTGACGCGGAAACTGAAGGAAGCGATGCTGACGCTGCGGCTCGAGCGCACCTACACCAAGGACGAGATCCTGCGCATGTACCTGAACGAGATCTATTTCGGCGAGGGGGCCTACGGCATCGAGGCGGCGGCGCGCACCTATTTCTCCAAGTCCGTCCGCGACCTGAATCTGCTCGAGTGCGTCACCCTGGCAGGGGTGCCGAAGAACCCCAACAACTACTCGCCGACGCGCAACCCGGAACGGGCACTGCGGCGGCGCAACCTGGTGCTACGCACCCTGGTGGATCACGACGTCTTGAGCGAGGCGAGCTACGACAGCATGGCGGCGCGCCCGCTCGGCACGCATCCCGCCGCCGGCGGTGACCAGCTCGGCGCCTACTTCGTCGAGGAGGTGCGCAAACACCTGGAGAGCGCCTACGGCGATTCCCTCCTCTACGAAGGCGAGCTGCGCGTCTACACGCGCATCGATCTCCGGCTCCAGGCCAGCATGGAGCGGGCCTTGGAGAAACGGCTGCACGAGATCGAGACCACCTACGACCTGCCCTACGAGCGCAACCTGGCCGATACCCTCGCTGCCGAAGAGCAACCGAAATACCTCCAGGGTGCGGCCATCGCCATCGACCCGCGCAGCGGCGCCGTCCTCGGCATGGTGGGAGGCAGGAGCTTCCACGACAGCCGCTTCAACCGTGCCACCCAGGCGCTCCGGCAACCGGGCTCCTGCTTCAAGCCCTTCGTCTACACCGCCGCCATCCTGGCGCACCGGACGCCCGCCGACATCATCCTCGACACGCCCCTGGTCGTCGACGTGGGCTACGGCCTCGGCCTGTGGAAGCCGCAGAACTACGAAAAGAATTTCAACGGCCCGGTGTCGCTGCGTTATGCCTTGGCCAAGTCGCTCAACATCCCGGCCATCAAGCTGCAAGAAGAAGTGGGCACGGACAAGGTGATCGCCGCGGCGCAGCGCTTGGGCGTCCGGACCAAGCTGGAGGCGGTGAAGTCTCTCGCCCTGGGGACCTCCGAAGTGACGCTGCAGGAGCTGGTGTCGGCGTACGGTACCTTGGCCAACGGCGGCATCTCCGCCGTGCCTTGGCTCATCGAGCGCGTCGAGGATCGTACCGGGAAGATCCTGGAGGAAACCCAGCCGCACCTCCAGGAAGCCTTGGAGCCCCAGGTGGCCTACATCGTCACCAACATGCTGCAGGCGGTGATCGATTGGGGCACTGGGCACAATGCGCGCGACCTGTACGGCCTCACGCTCCCCGCGGCAGGGAAGACCGGCACCACCGACGACACCGCCGACGGTTGGTTCGTGGGCTACACGCCGGAAATCGTGGTGGGCGTCTGGGCCGGCTACGACGAGCGCCGCTCCATCGGCCTCGCCGGTTCCGCCCTCGGACTGCCACCGTGGAGCGACATCATGCGGGAGTACTACGCCGGGAAACCGGCGCCGTCCTTCACGGCGCCCCGCGGCGTCGTCTGGGAGAGCGTCTGCACCGAATCGGGCAAGCTGGCGACGCCGCAATGCCCGAAGGTACAGAGCGAGGTCTTCCTGCAAGACGCCCGGCCCGAGCAGGAGTGCGACATGCACACCACGCGGGTCATGGACCTGGAGCGGAGCAGCAGCCTCCCCAGCCTCGAAGACCTCACGCCGCGCCAGCAACCTTGA
- a CDS encoding HD domain-containing protein: protein MTLEEKTRDAGPVPPLRVADLAPGMHPDGVLVVKKKVRREQPDGSRYLLFQLGDRSGQINAVLWHGAELVDAQIAAGDLARVRGEVQLYQNTRQIKVQRMERADPGAYDLAAFLPTSRQDLDALYERLLTAVDGVQDPWLRRLYGDLFRDPEVRRRFQVAPAGKGWHHAYVGGLLEHVLSMLDLAAVLAHNYPSLDQDLLVGGVLLHDIGKIEELVVHSSIDYSNAGKLLGHLVQGCILVARFIDRIEGFPDELRTRVLHNIVAHHGAVERGSPKPPMTLEAMATHLLDHLDAQTQAVAQVLLDSHGEDGWTETVRLLERPLYRGSRGRRRESP, encoded by the coding sequence ATGACGCTGGAGGAGAAGACGCGGGACGCGGGACCGGTGCCGCCGCTGCGCGTGGCCGATCTGGCGCCGGGCATGCATCCCGACGGCGTGCTGGTGGTGAAGAAGAAAGTGCGACGGGAGCAGCCGGACGGTTCGCGCTACCTGCTCTTCCAGCTCGGCGATCGCAGCGGGCAAATCAACGCCGTGCTCTGGCACGGCGCCGAACTCGTGGATGCGCAGATCGCAGCGGGTGACCTGGCGCGGGTGCGCGGCGAGGTGCAGCTCTACCAGAATACCCGGCAGATCAAGGTGCAGCGCATGGAGCGCGCCGATCCCGGCGCCTACGATCTGGCCGCCTTCCTGCCGACGTCGCGGCAGGATCTAGACGCCCTCTACGAGCGCTTGCTCACGGCGGTGGACGGCGTGCAGGATCCCTGGTTGCGCCGGCTCTACGGCGACCTCTTCCGCGATCCCGAGGTGCGCCGGCGTTTCCAAGTTGCACCGGCGGGCAAAGGCTGGCACCACGCCTACGTCGGCGGCCTGTTGGAGCACGTGCTCTCCATGTTGGATCTGGCCGCGGTCCTCGCCCACAACTATCCGAGCCTCGACCAGGATCTCCTGGTCGGGGGCGTGCTCCTGCACGACATCGGCAAGATCGAGGAACTGGTGGTGCACAGCAGCATCGACTATTCGAACGCGGGCAAGCTGCTCGGGCACCTGGTGCAAGGCTGCATCCTGGTGGCCCGGTTCATCGACCGCATCGAGGGATTCCCCGACGAGCTGCGCACGCGGGTGCTACACAACATCGTCGCTCACCATGGCGCCGTGGAGCGGGGATCGCCGAAACCGCCGATGACCCTGGAGGCCATGGCCACCCATCTCCTGGACCATCTGGATGCACAGACGCAGGCGGTGGCGCAGGTCTTGTTGGACAGCCACGGCGAGGATGGCTGGACCGAGACGGTGCGACTCCTGGAGCGGCCGCTCTATCGCGGCAGTCGGGGAAGACGCCGGGAATCGCCGTGA
- the deoC gene encoding deoxyribose-phosphate aldolase: MAARYPAGPVADELAPCIDHTLLRPEATHTQVEQLCHEAREFRFASVCLNPVHVAKARALLAGSGVAVCTVVGFPLGATTTEVKVFETSQAIAAGATEIDMVLHVGALKSGDFVTVESDIRRVAAACGATALLKVIIEAALLTDEEKVQACAIAQLAGADFVKTSTGFGPGGATIADVELMRRVVGEDLGVKAAGGIRDRETAERMIRAGADRVGASASVKIMREGGGQGR, translated from the coding sequence GTGGCGGCGCGCTATCCCGCCGGTCCGGTCGCCGACGAGCTCGCACCCTGCATCGACCACACCTTGCTGCGTCCCGAGGCCACCCACACCCAGGTGGAGCAGCTCTGCCACGAAGCCCGGGAGTTCCGCTTCGCCAGCGTCTGCTTGAACCCGGTGCACGTGGCGAAAGCGAGGGCGCTCCTCGCCGGCTCCGGCGTCGCCGTCTGCACCGTGGTCGGCTTCCCCCTCGGCGCCACCACGACGGAAGTGAAGGTGTTCGAAACCAGCCAGGCCATCGCCGCCGGCGCCACCGAGATCGACATGGTGTTGCACGTCGGGGCGCTCAAGTCCGGCGACTTCGTCACGGTGGAGAGCGACATTCGGCGCGTCGCCGCGGCTTGTGGTGCCACCGCTCTGCTCAAGGTGATCATCGAAGCCGCACTGCTCACGGACGAGGAGAAGGTGCAGGCCTGTGCCATCGCCCAGCTCGCTGGCGCCGATTTCGTCAAGACCTCGACGGGATTTGGCCCCGGCGGCGCCACCATCGCCGACGTGGAGCTCATGCGGCGCGTCGTCGGCGAGGACCTGGGGGTCAAGGCTGCCGGCGGTATTCGTGACCGGGAAACCGCGGAGCGCATGATCCGCGCCGGCGCCGATCGCGTCGGCGCCAGCGCCTCGGTGAAGATCATGCGGGAGGGTGGCGGCCAAGGCCGATGA
- the cdd gene encoding cytidine deaminase, with translation MSRPEQALVAAARAVRQRAYAPYSGFKVGAALRRRDGRIFAGCNVENASFGAGICAERAALLQAVAAGTRVGELQALAIYTAAGTPTPPCGMCLQFLVEFARELPIHLAGPRRVETVHLTALLPRPFRRFPGAARRRALRSRGG, from the coding sequence ATGAGTCGCCCAGAACAGGCCCTCGTGGCCGCAGCGCGGGCGGTGCGGCAGCGAGCCTACGCGCCGTACTCGGGTTTCAAGGTGGGCGCGGCACTGCGCCGTCGGGATGGCCGGATCTTCGCCGGCTGCAACGTGGAGAACGCCAGCTTCGGCGCCGGGATCTGTGCCGAGCGCGCGGCGCTCCTGCAAGCGGTGGCCGCCGGCACGCGAGTCGGCGAGCTGCAAGCGCTCGCCATCTATACCGCCGCTGGCACGCCGACGCCACCGTGCGGCATGTGCTTGCAATTCCTCGTCGAGTTCGCCCGCGAGCTGCCCATCCACCTGGCTGGACCGCGGCGGGTGGAGACGGTACACCTCACGGCGTTGCTGCCGCGGCCCTTCCGGCGCTTCCCGGGCGCGGCGCGGCGGCGGGCGCTGCGCTCCCGCGGCGGGTGA
- a CDS encoding thymidine phosphorylase, producing MSLRELLERKKRGGKLAAGEITALVEDTVAGRIPDYQLAAFLMAVWFRGLDVEETAALTRAMWKSGSEIDLASVPEPKVDKHSTGGVGDKVSLPLIGIAMACGLRVPMLSGRALGHTGGTLDKLESIPGYSTVFERQRFLRLLAAPGGSIVGQGDDLVPADRELYALRDVTATVDCVPLIVASILSKKLAAGVRAVVMDVKVGSGAFMQSLPEARSLAEALVATGKYFGLRMSVLFTRMDEPLGMAVGNASEVIESVELLRGRGPAALREVTLELAAAMLQLGGLESDAAAAKGRAAATLADGSALDRFRRMVEGQGGRLDWERPDCGLPLAPVAALVRAPRRAWLHAVQGTEVGWAVVELGGGRQRKGESIDPSVGLRWHVEIGAHAEAGETVAEVLARPGTDTKRVVSRLQAALAWGDTAPEPKPWILGRYPESV from the coding sequence ATGAGCCTGCGCGAGCTCCTGGAACGAAAGAAACGGGGCGGCAAGCTCGCTGCCGGCGAGATCACCGCCCTCGTCGAGGATACGGTCGCCGGCCGCATCCCGGACTACCAGCTGGCCGCCTTCCTCATGGCGGTGTGGTTCCGTGGTCTCGATGTCGAGGAAACGGCGGCGCTGACGCGGGCGATGTGGAAGAGCGGCAGCGAGATCGATCTCGCCTCCGTCCCCGAGCCGAAGGTGGACAAGCACTCCACCGGTGGGGTCGGGGACAAGGTGTCGCTGCCCCTCATCGGCATCGCCATGGCCTGCGGCTTGCGCGTGCCCATGCTCTCCGGACGGGCCCTCGGTCACACCGGCGGCACCCTGGACAAGCTCGAATCGATCCCGGGCTACTCGACGGTGTTCGAGCGCCAGCGTTTCTTGCGTCTCCTCGCCGCTCCGGGCGGCAGCATCGTCGGCCAGGGTGACGATCTCGTCCCCGCGGACCGGGAGCTCTATGCCCTGCGGGATGTCACCGCCACGGTGGACTGCGTCCCCCTCATCGTCGCCAGCATCCTCTCCAAGAAGCTGGCGGCGGGAGTGCGTGCGGTGGTGATGGATGTCAAGGTCGGAAGCGGTGCCTTCATGCAGAGCCTGCCGGAGGCTCGCTCCCTGGCCGAGGCCCTGGTGGCGACGGGAAAGTATTTCGGCTTGCGCATGAGCGTGCTCTTCACCCGTATGGACGAACCTCTCGGCATGGCGGTAGGCAACGCCAGCGAGGTGATCGAGTCGGTGGAGCTCTTGCGCGGCCGCGGCCCGGCGGCGCTGCGCGAGGTGACGCTGGAGCTCGCGGCGGCGATGCTGCAGCTCGGCGGTCTCGAAAGCGATGCGGCAGCGGCGAAGGGGCGCGCCGCCGCCACCCTCGCCGACGGCAGTGCCCTCGACCGCTTCCGCCGCATGGTGGAAGGACAGGGCGGCCGGCTCGACTGGGAGCGTCCGGATTGTGGTCTGCCCCTGGCGCCAGTAGCGGCGCTGGTGCGCGCTCCGCGCCGTGCCTGGCTGCACGCCGTGCAGGGCACCGAGGTGGGTTGGGCGGTGGTGGAACTGGGTGGCGGGCGGCAGCGCAAGGGCGAGAGCATCGACCCGAGCGTGGGGTTGCGCTGGCACGTCGAGATCGGAGCCCACGCCGAGGCGGGGGAGACCGTGGCCGAGGTGCTGGCCCGGCCCGGGACGGACACGAAGCGAGTGGTGTCGCGGTTGCAGGCAGCGCTCGCCTGGGGGGACACGGCCCCGGAGCCGAAGCCCTGGATCCTGGGACGTTATCCCGAGAGCGTGTGA
- a CDS encoding RpiB/LacA/LacB family sugar-phosphate isomerase, with translation MRLEEIQEQLRARRRRGRALHRSLGSNAGAGLRVALGADHGGVALKAQLHHTLVELGVEVEDLGTGDTKPVDYPDIAAAVARRVASGDCRFGIVIDAAGLGSCMAANKIPGIRAATCHDEATARNSREHNDANVLVLGARVLHPGQARRLLRLWLRTPFAAGRHALRVAKLAGLDAARQEKPPLARGGGVP, from the coding sequence ATGCGCCTCGAGGAGATCCAGGAGCAGTTGCGCGCGCGGCGCCGGCGCGGCCGGGCGCTGCACCGCAGCCTGGGCTCGAACGCGGGCGCCGGGCTCCGCGTCGCCCTCGGTGCCGATCACGGCGGTGTGGCGCTCAAAGCCCAGCTGCACCATACGCTCGTCGAGCTCGGTGTCGAGGTGGAGGATCTCGGTACCGGGGACACGAAGCCTGTGGACTACCCCGACATCGCTGCCGCGGTGGCTCGCCGCGTCGCCAGCGGGGACTGTCGCTTCGGGATCGTCATCGATGCCGCCGGGCTCGGCTCCTGCATGGCGGCGAACAAGATTCCCGGCATCCGCGCCGCCACCTGCCACGACGAAGCCACCGCCCGCAATAGCCGCGAACACAACGACGCCAATGTGCTGGTCCTGGGCGCGCGGGTGCTGCACCCGGGACAGGCGCGACGATTGCTGCGTCTGTGGTTGCGCACGCCCTTCGCCGCTGGCCGGCACGCCCTCCGGGTGGCCAAGCTCGCGGGCTTGGATGCGGCGCGGCAGGAGAAGCCGCCGCTGGCGCGGGGTGGCGGCGTGCCCTAG
- a CDS encoding proline dehydrogenase family protein: MALGTLDRVVAQVLPYVPRAVVGRVSARYIAGEALQDALATVRALNESGASATVDVLGEFVTALDEAAAARREYLALLEGLAVQQLDAQVSVKPTQLGLKLDPAACLSHFRALVQRARELGTLVTLDMEDSSCTDATLELYRTLRRDSPQVSAVLQARLRRSGADLEALLPLQPSVRICKGIYVEPGAIAFQDREEIRRNFLALVERLLRGGGFVGIATHDDVLIERSRALVHQLGVERDRYEFQMLLGVREDRRRRLRAAGYPLRVYVPFGSHWYAYSIRRLKENPAIAGHVLRSLFERR, from the coding sequence GTGGCCCTGGGAACTCTCGATCGAGTGGTGGCGCAAGTGCTGCCCTACGTCCCGCGCGCCGTCGTGGGTCGGGTGTCGGCGCGTTACATCGCGGGCGAGGCTCTGCAGGATGCGCTGGCGACGGTGCGCGCTCTCAACGAGAGCGGCGCCAGCGCCACGGTGGACGTGCTCGGCGAGTTCGTCACGGCTCTCGACGAAGCGGCCGCGGCGCGGCGGGAGTATCTCGCCTTGCTGGAGGGCCTGGCGGTGCAGCAGCTCGACGCGCAGGTATCGGTGAAGCCGACGCAGCTCGGCCTCAAGCTCGACCCGGCAGCATGCCTGTCGCATTTCCGCGCCCTGGTGCAACGCGCGCGGGAGCTGGGAACCCTGGTCACCCTGGACATGGAGGACAGCAGCTGCACCGACGCGACACTGGAGCTCTACCGAACGCTCCGCCGCGACAGCCCCCAGGTGAGCGCGGTGCTGCAGGCACGCCTGCGCCGCAGCGGCGCCGACCTGGAGGCGCTGCTGCCGCTGCAGCCGAGCGTGCGCATCTGCAAGGGGATCTACGTGGAGCCCGGGGCCATCGCCTTTCAGGACCGAGAGGAGATCCGCCGCAACTTCCTCGCCCTGGTCGAGCGTCTGCTGCGCGGCGGCGGTTTCGTCGGCATCGCCACCCACGACGATGTCCTCATCGAGCGCAGCCGCGCGCTGGTGCACCAGCTGGGCGTCGAGCGCGACCGCTACGAGTTCCAGATGCTGCTCGGTGTCCGCGAGGATCGGCGCCGCCGCCTGCGTGCCGCCGGCTATCCGCTCCGCGTCTACGTTCCCTTCGGCAGCCACTGGTACGCCTACTCCATCCGGCGACTCAAGGAGAACCCGGCCATCGCCGGCCACGTGCTGCGGAGTCTGTTCGAGCGTCGTTGA